A window from Leptothermofonsia sichuanensis E412 encodes these proteins:
- a CDS encoding WD40 domain-containing protein gives MTVEKGLELIEQILPQGQLSKVQEIVFRQAWEGQSYKEIADQSGYTLGYIKDTGADLWKLLSKALGEDVTRRNFQVVLKRALREGSRESGVRSRENHCAPPQQDWGTAIDVSIFYNRTLELATLQQWVEQDRCRTVTILGMGGMGKTTLSVKLAEQVQDGFEYLIWRSLRHAPALSELLADVMLVLSNQQEVKLPETTDGQISELIKYLRQSRCLLVLDNLESVLQSGQQTGRYRPGYEEYGQLLARVSDERHQSCLILTSREKPGEILIREGETLPVRSLQLAGLQAAAGEKILHEKGLTESETACGQLIDHYSGNPLALKIAAATIRSLFGGNIAAFLNQGTVVFGDISELLDQQFNRLSDLEQQVMYWLAIAREWITLEELQVEMIPTVSQSELLETLVSLQGRSLIESSGTGFSQQPVVMEYMTQQLVKQFYYAISAQELGFLNQYALIQAQTKDYVREAQIRLILQPVRDKLLAAFETRQNLETQCNGLITQLRNQSGYSVYKEGYAAGNLLNLFWQLQGDLSENGERLFHNRDFSHLTIRQAYLPLVTLHQTNFTGCKMQQSVFAETFGGVASVAFSPDGKRLATSDTSGDIQIWELPGGSQLVSCKGHDHWVWAVAFSPDGQLLASASDDYRVKLWDVKTGTCLKTFIGHTYSINAIAFSPDGRYIATGSQDATIRIWDLQTPARSSDVDASSHAGVVDTCVQLLGHQGRVWSVAFRPVGTGEPSGAGPILASGSEDRTIKLWDMETGSCLQTLTGHSEWVKSVAFSPNRQVLASGSFDHTLKLWDWQTGNCLKTLRGHTSTVTMVAFSPNGEQVVSSSYDQTLKLWHVSSGQCLRTLQGHRNRIWSVAFDPTGEWLASGGDDHATKLWRVGSGQCTKTIKGHTNAVMAIALHADGHYLASGHEDQTVRLWDLAAGKCIQTLHGHTNRVWSVAFAPPSKTSPRNRVSDEDRQENQAMAQQQPDFCTNLLASGSGDRTIKLWNWRTGQCLKTLGGHSSWVWSVAFSPNGAWLASSSYDRTIKLWDVDTGKCVQTLEGHTAPAVSVAFSPDGRWLASSSFDTTIKLWQAETGQCLQTFRGHQNSVWKIAFSPDGQQLVSCSFDLTLKLWDVPTGECLRTFEGHTAPIATVIYSPDGKQLISGGFDQTIRLWNITTGQCIQILKGHTGLISSLAGQSAYRPAVNVSQISECFPDALSHQVTSTLFSGSFDETIRGWKLETRSCQSTLRVFRPYEGMNISRIEGLNDAQRMTLVALGAIDDT, from the coding sequence GTGACTGTTGAAAAAGGGCTGGAGCTAATTGAGCAGATTTTGCCGCAGGGTCAGTTGAGCAAAGTACAGGAGATTGTGTTTCGACAGGCGTGGGAGGGGCAGTCCTACAAGGAAATTGCCGACCAGTCTGGTTACACTCTGGGTTACATCAAAGACACGGGTGCTGACCTCTGGAAACTGCTGTCTAAGGCGCTAGGAGAGGATGTGACACGGCGTAACTTTCAGGTTGTGCTGAAGCGGGCGCTGAGGGAGGGGAGTCGGGAGTCAGGAGTCAGAAGTCGGGAAAATCATTGCGCCCCACCCCAGCAAGACTGGGGAACTGCGATCGATGTTTCCATTTTTTACAACCGCACCCTGGAACTGGCGACTTTGCAGCAATGGGTAGAGCAGGATCGATGCCGCACGGTGACAATTCTGGGCATGGGGGGAATGGGCAAAACCACCCTCTCGGTGAAGCTGGCGGAGCAGGTTCAGGATGGGTTTGAATACCTGATCTGGCGGAGTTTGCGCCATGCGCCTGCTTTATCGGAGCTACTGGCAGATGTGATGCTGGTGCTGTCGAATCAGCAGGAAGTGAAGCTACCGGAGACAACAGATGGTCAAATTTCTGAATTAATCAAATACTTGCGTCAATCTCGATGTCTACTGGTTTTAGACAACCTGGAATCGGTTTTGCAAAGTGGTCAGCAGACGGGGCGCTACCGTCCGGGCTATGAGGAGTACGGTCAACTGCTTGCCCGTGTCAGTGATGAGCGGCATCAAAGTTGTTTGATCCTGACCAGTCGGGAAAAGCCAGGAGAAATTCTGATCCGGGAAGGGGAGACACTGCCTGTGCGATCGCTCCAATTAGCTGGACTACAAGCCGCCGCTGGTGAGAAAATCCTGCACGAAAAAGGACTGACCGAATCCGAAACTGCCTGTGGGCAACTGATTGATCATTACAGTGGCAATCCTCTGGCGTTGAAGATTGCCGCGGCAACGATTCGATCGCTGTTTGGTGGCAACATCGCCGCCTTCCTGAACCAGGGAACGGTAGTGTTTGGCGATATTTCTGAACTGCTTGATCAACAATTCAATCGTCTTTCAGATCTGGAGCAACAGGTGATGTATTGGCTGGCGATCGCCCGTGAGTGGATCACCCTGGAGGAGTTACAGGTAGAGATGATCCCCACCGTTTCCCAATCGGAATTGTTGGAAACACTGGTATCGTTGCAAGGGCGTTCTTTGATTGAGTCGAGTGGAACTGGCTTTTCTCAACAGCCAGTTGTGATGGAATATATGACTCAGCAGTTGGTTAAGCAGTTTTACTATGCCATTTCAGCCCAGGAATTGGGATTCCTGAACCAGTATGCCTTGATTCAAGCCCAAACAAAAGACTACGTTCGGGAAGCCCAAATTCGATTGATTTTGCAACCCGTTCGAGACAAGCTTCTGGCAGCCTTTGAAACCAGGCAAAACCTGGAAACTCAATGCAATGGGTTGATCACCCAGCTTCGCAATCAATCTGGATATTCTGTCTATAAAGAGGGATATGCAGCGGGTAATTTGTTGAATTTGTTCTGGCAATTGCAGGGTGATTTGAGTGAGAATGGGGAGCGTCTATTTCACAATCGTGACTTTTCCCATCTGACCATCCGTCAGGCATATCTGCCCCTTGTCACCCTGCACCAGACTAACTTTACTGGTTGCAAGATGCAGCAATCGGTGTTTGCCGAAACCTTTGGGGGAGTCGCTTCGGTTGCGTTTAGTCCGGATGGAAAGCGGCTGGCAACCAGTGACACCAGTGGTGACATTCAAATTTGGGAACTGCCAGGTGGCAGCCAACTGGTGAGTTGCAAAGGACATGACCACTGGGTCTGGGCGGTTGCATTCAGCCCCGACGGACAATTGCTTGCCAGTGCCAGCGATGATTACCGGGTCAAGCTGTGGGATGTCAAGACCGGAACCTGTTTGAAGACGTTCATCGGGCATACCTATTCCATCAACGCAATCGCCTTCAGTCCTGACGGTCGCTACATTGCTACCGGCTCCCAGGATGCCACCATCCGGATCTGGGATCTTCAGACTCCCGCCAGGTCATCAGACGTGGATGCGTCCAGTCATGCAGGCGTAGTTGATACCTGTGTTCAACTGTTGGGACACCAGGGGCGTGTCTGGTCGGTTGCGTTCCGTCCGGTGGGGACTGGTGAACCGTCAGGCGCTGGTCCCATCCTGGCGAGTGGCTCGGAAGATCGCACCATCAAACTGTGGGATATGGAGACGGGAAGTTGCCTGCAAACGCTGACTGGACATTCAGAGTGGGTAAAGTCGGTTGCATTCAGCCCCAATAGACAGGTGCTTGCCAGCGGCAGTTTTGATCACACCCTCAAACTGTGGGATTGGCAAACAGGCAACTGTCTCAAAACCCTACGGGGACACACCAGTACTGTCACAATGGTTGCTTTTAGCCCAAACGGAGAACAGGTTGTCAGCAGTAGCTATGACCAGACGCTAAAGCTCTGGCATGTCAGCAGCGGGCAATGCCTTAGAACCCTCCAGGGACATAGGAACCGGATCTGGTCGGTGGCATTTGATCCAACGGGTGAATGGCTTGCCAGTGGTGGAGATGACCACGCGACTAAATTATGGCGTGTCGGCAGCGGGCAATGCACCAAAACGATTAAGGGGCATACCAACGCAGTGATGGCGATCGCCCTCCATGCAGATGGGCATTATCTAGCCAGTGGTCACGAAGACCAGACGGTACGCCTGTGGGATCTGGCTGCGGGGAAATGCATCCAAACATTGCACGGGCACACCAATCGAGTCTGGTCGGTGGCGTTTGCACCACCCTCCAAAACCAGTCCGAGAAACCGGGTTTCTGACGAGGATAGGCAAGAAAACCAGGCTATGGCACAGCAGCAACCCGATTTCTGTACCAATCTGCTGGCGAGTGGGAGCGGCGATCGCACCATCAAACTCTGGAACTGGCGCACTGGACAATGCTTGAAAACCCTGGGCGGGCACAGTAGTTGGGTCTGGTCAGTGGCGTTTAGCCCGAATGGAGCCTGGCTTGCCAGCAGCAGTTACGATCGCACCATCAAGCTGTGGGACGTGGATACAGGCAAATGTGTGCAGACCTTAGAGGGGCATACAGCACCAGCTGTTTCGGTAGCCTTCAGTCCCGATGGCAGGTGGCTTGCCAGCAGCAGCTTTGATACCACAATTAAGCTGTGGCAGGCTGAAACCGGGCAATGCCTGCAAACCTTCAGAGGACACCAGAATAGCGTCTGGAAGATTGCCTTCAGTCCCGATGGGCAACAACTGGTTAGTTGCAGTTTTGACCTCACCCTTAAACTCTGGGATGTGCCGACAGGTGAATGCCTCCGAACATTTGAGGGACACACGGCACCCATTGCAACAGTCATCTATAGCCCGGATGGAAAACAACTAATCAGCGGTGGATTCGATCAAACGATTCGACTCTGGAACATTACGACAGGCCAGTGCATTCAGATATTAAAGGGACACACCGGCCTGATTTCAAGCCTGGCAGGTCAATCTGCATATCGTCCGGCTGTCAATGTCAGCCAGATCAGTGAATGTTTTCCAGATGCCCTTTCGCATCAGGTCACATCAACCCTCTTTAGTGGCAGTTTTGACGAGACAATCAGGGGTTGGAAGCTTGAAACGCGATCGTGCCAGTCAACCTTAAGAGTTTTTCGCCCTTATGAAGGAATGAACATTAGCCGCATTGAAGGACTCAATGACGCTCAAAGAATGACGCTGGTAGCTTTAGGAGCCATTGATGATACCTGA
- a CDS encoding S8 family peptidase gives MKRLLLLGLFIGGLWLALANFTGLAHQGTYNSIVLNFREDVGAAQIEQQVQAIAQEFNVSPRLNSIFSFDDHIFVVEGDKKLLQALKKSEVRKYTEFIEPDYIYSTFMTPNDPDYGKQWNMRSINVESAWDDTKGNGVTVAVIDTGISPVPDLAKTTFARGYDFVNDRVEATDDNGHGTHVAGTIAQSTNNGFGVAGIAYEATLMPLKVLSASGGGTIADIAEAIRFAADNGAQVINMSLGGGGESQLMKEAIDYAYDKGVVIVAAAGNSNENAAAYPARYPRVIGVSALAPSGSKAPYSNFGAGIDISAPGGAKNGDEPAGGILQNTIDPETGESIFASYQGTSMAAPHVAGVAALLKAEGIESPDEVQDILKQSALKVEDDALNHYGAGKLDAAAAVKLATRGRITFRDFFRWLRDNGYLNPRFWIDGGVIALWPKILMVLGSYLLAWFLRNFFPFAWGWSLSAGLVAGSSGLFFLKGFYLFDAPQWPFRVLGSSIPELGSAIQGTAALNPISASVLVPLVLIVLLLGHAQWKWFAIGTTIGMTACLAVSAVWLPTMMWIGDGMAARIFLVVNALLCFALARLAVKPSGVSAT, from the coding sequence ATGAAAAGACTTTTACTCCTGGGATTATTTATCGGCGGGCTGTGGCTGGCCCTGGCGAACTTTACTGGACTGGCACACCAGGGAACCTATAACTCGATTGTGCTGAACTTCCGAGAAGATGTCGGAGCAGCGCAGATTGAACAGCAAGTGCAGGCGATCGCCCAGGAATTTAACGTCAGCCCACGTTTGAACAGCATATTTTCCTTTGATGACCATATTTTCGTCGTCGAAGGGGACAAAAAACTGTTACAGGCATTGAAAAAGTCTGAGGTCAGGAAGTACACCGAGTTCATTGAACCGGACTATATCTACAGTACATTCATGACCCCCAACGATCCCGACTACGGTAAGCAGTGGAACATGCGCAGTATCAACGTCGAGTCAGCCTGGGATGACACAAAAGGCAATGGTGTTACTGTGGCTGTGATTGACACGGGCATCAGTCCAGTACCTGACCTGGCAAAAACCACCTTCGCCAGGGGCTATGACTTTGTGAATGACCGGGTGGAAGCAACTGACGATAACGGTCATGGAACCCATGTGGCAGGCACCATCGCCCAGTCAACCAACAATGGCTTTGGGGTTGCCGGGATTGCTTACGAGGCAACCCTGATGCCCTTAAAAGTGCTATCTGCCTCCGGTGGTGGCACCATAGCCGATATCGCGGAAGCCATTCGGTTTGCTGCTGACAATGGTGCCCAGGTCATTAACATGAGCCTGGGGGGTGGGGGTGAAAGCCAACTGATGAAGGAAGCGATCGACTATGCCTATGACAAAGGCGTGGTCATTGTGGCTGCCGCTGGTAACTCCAATGAAAATGCAGCGGCCTATCCTGCCCGCTATCCTCGCGTTATTGGCGTTTCCGCCCTGGCACCTTCTGGTTCCAAGGCTCCCTACTCTAACTTTGGAGCAGGTATTGATATTTCTGCTCCTGGTGGGGCTAAAAATGGGGATGAACCTGCTGGTGGCATCTTACAAAATACAATCGATCCGGAGACAGGAGAGTCCATTTTTGCTTCATACCAGGGCACCAGCATGGCGGCTCCCCACGTTGCTGGGGTTGCTGCTCTTTTGAAGGCAGAGGGGATAGAAAGTCCAGATGAGGTGCAAGATATCCTCAAACAATCTGCTCTCAAGGTAGAAGATGATGCCCTCAACCACTATGGTGCAGGCAAGCTGGATGCCGCAGCGGCTGTCAAGCTGGCAACTCGTGGGCGCATTACTTTCCGTGATTTCTTCCGCTGGTTGCGGGACAACGGTTACCTCAACCCCAGATTCTGGATTGATGGTGGTGTAATTGCGCTCTGGCCCAAAATTCTCATGGTCCTTGGCTCTTATCTGCTGGCATGGTTTCTGCGCAACTTTTTCCCCTTTGCCTGGGGCTGGTCCCTCTCCGCCGGTCTGGTAGCTGGTAGTTCAGGTTTATTCTTCCTCAAGGGTTTCTATCTCTTTGATGCCCCTCAGTGGCCCTTCCGCGTTCTGGGCAGTTCCATCCCAGAATTGGGCAGTGCGATTCAGGGAACGGCTGCCCTGAATCCAATCTCCGCCAGTGTACTGGTGCCCCTGGTCCTGATTGTTCTGTTATTGGGACACGCCCAGTGGAAGTGGTTTGCTATTGGCACAACTATTGGCATGACCGCTTGCCTCGCCGTCAGTGCAGTCTGGTTACCCACAATGATGTGGATAGGAGATGGAATGGCTGCTCGCATTTTCCTGGTTGTCAATGCTCTGCTCTGTTTTGCACTGGCACGTTTAGCCGTTAAGCCCTCAGGAGTTTCAGCGACATGA
- a CDS encoding nucleotidyltransferase family protein gives MPNSAYQPQSVDTSVESDRVFFHLLRQQSPLQRLIMGNEMVRSARQLSLSSLRSRFGNLPEPAFAQKVALAWLQENLPLNFTPHLNQMTWIQDSTGLAAILHRVFTRLAVPYYITGGVAAIAYGEPRTTRDLDIVMDIAPTNIDRLVAALEAEGFYVPGVEDVKVGRMTTLGITHIESISRADLVLSPSGDFDHSKFQRIRPIEVPGVGALNFASPEDVILAKLRWGQRSQSEKQWRDVLGILKVQGESLDFAYLNQWAERLDLTELLQRAIAAAGL, from the coding sequence ATGCCCAATTCCGCCTATCAGCCTCAATCAGTCGATACATCGGTGGAGTCCGATCGCGTCTTCTTTCATCTCCTGCGACAGCAATCACCCCTACAGCGACTCATCATGGGGAATGAAATGGTGCGATCGGCGCGGCAATTGTCACTGAGCAGTCTGCGATCGCGCTTTGGAAATCTCCCAGAACCTGCTTTTGCCCAGAAAGTTGCCCTCGCATGGTTGCAAGAAAACTTGCCACTCAACTTCACCCCCCACCTGAACCAAATGACCTGGATTCAAGATTCAACTGGACTAGCGGCAATTCTGCATCGGGTTTTCACCAGGTTAGCGGTGCCCTACTACATCACTGGCGGAGTTGCCGCGATCGCCTACGGTGAACCCAGAACCACACGCGACTTAGATATTGTCATGGATATTGCACCGACCAATATCGATCGCCTGGTTGCGGCATTAGAGGCTGAAGGCTTCTATGTGCCAGGAGTTGAAGATGTGAAAGTCGGCAGAATGACGACTCTGGGCATCACTCACATTGAATCGATTTCCCGTGCAGATCTGGTTCTGTCACCCTCTGGCGACTTCGATCACAGCAAGTTTCAACGGATTCGACCGATCGAGGTTCCTGGTGTTGGTGCGCTCAACTTTGCTTCGCCCGAAGATGTGATTCTGGCAAAATTGCGATGGGGACAACGCAGTCAATCCGAAAAACAGTGGCGAGATGTTTTAGGTATCCTTAAGGTGCAGGGAGAATCCCTTGATTTTGCCTACCTGAATCAATGGGCAGAACGACTGGATTTGACCGAGTTGCTGCAACGGGCGATCGCAGCCGCAGGACTGTAG
- a CDS encoding ribbon-helix-helix domain-containing protein, with protein MSISLTPDQEPFVQTKLQAGKYHSAEEILEIALRLLDEYDRSEAEWVEDVRVKIDAAIEASNHTAPIDGETFVNGILE; from the coding sequence ATGAGCATCAGTCTCACTCCTGACCAAGAACCCTTTGTTCAAACAAAGCTTCAAGCTGGCAAATATCACTCTGCGGAAGAAATTTTAGAAATCGCGTTGCGGTTGCTTGATGAGTACGATCGTTCCGAAGCAGAGTGGGTTGAAGACGTTAGAGTCAAGATTGATGCGGCGATCGAAGCCTCCAACCATACTGCTCCAATTGATGGTGAAACGTTTGTCAATGGTATTCTAGAGTGA
- a CDS encoding response regulator transcription factor, producing MQYADRRTRLLKICNSIRNKAIQKRKIEQSPISAQKMSLLTQKDHRSILKLLQKLHTPCNSETFPTHILSLLPQAVTSEVWFYYEMNFQSKFLSILSPSVSRQFIEHIKQISFKYFDEHPIVAYYMKTWDGKARKISDFLSDIQLHNLEGMYWQYLHPISMEDQMGFAIPSHTHNKCRPMSYWNQNHVGITLHRPERSFSERDRLVLNILRPHLLQAYQNAQAVTQIQQELAKLNQVLEQSNTIVLTADGKVDLMSQRASALLKYYFQLPSLPSFRLPEPLHQWVKSQISRLTQTTDIPSPCLPLRLEWQDKQLLIRLIADQPGEQYLLLLEEQPQHTLSPESVELLGLTKREAEVLCWVAQGKTNMEIAAIFSNSEHTVKKHLEHIYQKFGIQGRTAAVTYALNKLGMIRGDL from the coding sequence TTGCAATACGCTGATCGGCGTACACGATTGTTAAAGATTTGCAACAGTATCCGGAATAAAGCAATCCAGAAAAGAAAAATAGAGCAGTCCCCTATTTCTGCTCAAAAAATGTCGCTTTTAACCCAAAAAGACCATCGAAGTATTCTCAAACTTCTACAGAAATTACATACTCCTTGTAATTCTGAAACATTTCCTACTCATATACTTTCTCTGCTGCCACAAGCCGTTACTTCAGAAGTTTGGTTTTATTATGAAATGAATTTCCAGAGCAAATTTCTTTCAATTCTGTCTCCTTCAGTAAGTAGACAGTTTATTGAACATATAAAGCAAATTAGCTTTAAGTATTTTGATGAACATCCTATCGTCGCTTATTACATGAAAACCTGGGATGGGAAAGCTCGTAAAATTTCAGACTTTCTCAGTGATATACAACTTCATAATTTAGAGGGAATGTATTGGCAGTATTTACATCCGATCAGCATGGAAGATCAAATGGGATTTGCCATTCCGAGTCATACCCATAATAAATGCAGACCTATGTCATACTGGAATCAAAATCATGTTGGTATAACTTTGCATCGACCCGAAAGGAGTTTTTCAGAGCGCGATCGCCTTGTTCTCAACATACTGCGTCCTCATCTATTGCAGGCTTATCAAAATGCTCAAGCTGTGACTCAAATTCAGCAAGAGTTAGCAAAGCTAAACCAAGTCTTAGAGCAATCGAACACTATAGTTCTTACAGCCGATGGAAAGGTTGACTTGATGAGTCAACGAGCTTCGGCACTATTAAAGTATTATTTTCAGCTTCCCTCCTTACCCAGTTTTCGTTTACCGGAACCTCTGCATCAGTGGGTCAAATCTCAAATCTCACGACTAACTCAGACAACTGATATTCCATCGCCCTGTCTACCGCTACGGTTGGAGTGGCAGGATAAGCAACTTCTGATCCGCCTCATTGCAGATCAACCAGGAGAACAATATTTATTACTGCTCGAAGAACAACCTCAACACACTCTCTCACCTGAATCCGTTGAGTTACTTGGACTGACAAAACGAGAGGCAGAAGTTTTATGTTGGGTTGCTCAGGGGAAAACCAATATGGAAATCGCAGCTATTTTCAGCAATAGCGAACATACGGTCAAAAAACACCTGGAACACATTTATCAAAAATTTGGTATTCAAGGGCGCACTGCCGCTGTGACATACGCTTTGAATAAACTGGGAATGATCAGGGGAGATTTGTAG